In Zingiber officinale cultivar Zhangliang chromosome 1A, Zo_v1.1, whole genome shotgun sequence, a genomic segment contains:
- the LOC122023784 gene encoding transaldolase-like isoform X2 has protein sequence MSISIGRSPSSTGLLPKVCDWRCSSRSTSTPFHQIPRTFVGVRMSAGSASSPIGANLSNELDAVSGFSEIVPDTVVFDDFERFPPTAATVSSSLLLGICSLPDTKFKSAIETALAASECFGLENSSERLSCFLDRALVNVGAELVRSVPGRVSTEVDARLAYDTQGIIHKVNQLLKLYSQLEVSPQRLLFKIPSTWQGIEASRLLEFEGIQTHLTFVYSFSQAAAAAQAGASVIQIFVGRIRDWARNHSGDSEIDAASKSGEDPGLALVEKTYNYIHKYGHKSKLMAAAVRNKQDIFNLLGIDYIIVPVKILESLKDSVTYPEEKYSYFRRLSPGSARVYNFTEGELMKWDQRSFASAMGPAAEELLAAGLEGYVNQARRVEEFFGKIWPPPNV, from the exons ATGTCGATCTCGATCGGTCGTTCTCCTTCCTCCACTGGTCTCCTTCCAAAG GTCTGCGACTGGAGATGCTCCTCGCGATCTACTAGCACCCCTTTTCACCAAATCCCGCGAACTTTCGTGGGAGTTCGGATGTCGGCCGGCAGTGCTTCATCCCCCATCGGCGCCA ATTTAAGCAACGAGCTGGATGCTGTTTCGGGATTCAGCGAGATTGTCCCAGATACAGTGGTCTTCGATGATTTCGAGAG GTTCCCCCCGACAGCTGCCACGGTAAGTTCTTCACTTCTCTTGGGGATTTGCAGCCTTCCTGACACCAAGTTTAAG AGTGCAATAGAGACAGCACTGGCTGCTAGTGAATGCTTTGGACTAGAGAATTCTAGCGAAAGGTTATCCTGCTTCTTAGACAGG GCCTTGGTGAATGTGGGAGCTGAATTAGTTAGGTCAGTCCCAGGGAGGGTTTCGACGGAAGTTGATGCTCGGTTGGCTTATGACACACAAGGCATAATTCATAAG GTCAATCAACTGTTGAAGCTGTACAGCCAATTAGAAGTTTCTCCACAGCgtttacttttcaaaattcctTCGACCTGGCAA GGGATAGAAGCCTCTAGATTACTGGAATTTGAAGGAATACAGACCCATTTAACATTTGTATACAG TTTTTCTCAAGCAGCAGCTGCAGCTCAAGCTGGTGCATCTGTTATCCAGATTTTTGTTGGTCGTATCAGG GACTGGGCTCGCAATCACTCTGGTGATTCTGAGATTGATGCTGCTAGCAAGAGTGGTGAAGATCCTGGATTAGCCTTG GTTGAGAAAACTTACAACTACATTCACAAATATGGCCACAAGTCAAAGCTGATGGCAGCTGCAGTTCGGAATAAGCAGGATATATTTAACCTCCTTGG AATTGATTACATAATCGTGCCTGTAAAGATTCTAGAGTCTCTAAAAGACTCTGTTACCTATCCTGAGGAAAAGTATTCCTATTTTAGAAGGTTGTCGCCTGGGTCTGCTAGGGTGTACAATTTCACTGAAGGCGAG CTTATGAAGTGGGATCAAAGGAGTTTTGCGTCTGCAATGGGGCCTGCCGCAGAGGAGCTTCTGGCTGCCGGACTCGAAGGGTATGTGAATCAGGCAAGGCGCGTGGAAGAGTTTTTTGGGAAGATCTGGCCGCCGCCCAATGTCTAA
- the LOC122023784 gene encoding transaldolase-like isoform X1, with product MSISIGRSPSSTGLLPKVCDWRCSSRSTSTPFHQIPRTFVGVRMSAGSASSPIGANLSNELDAVSGFSEIVPDTVVFDDFERHASCRFPPTAATVSSSLLLGICSLPDTKFKSAIETALAASECFGLENSSERLSCFLDRALVNVGAELVRSVPGRVSTEVDARLAYDTQGIIHKVNQLLKLYSQLEVSPQRLLFKIPSTWQGIEASRLLEFEGIQTHLTFVYSFSQAAAAAQAGASVIQIFVGRIRDWARNHSGDSEIDAASKSGEDPGLALVEKTYNYIHKYGHKSKLMAAAVRNKQDIFNLLGIDYIIVPVKILESLKDSVTYPEEKYSYFRRLSPGSARVYNFTEGELMKWDQRSFASAMGPAAEELLAAGLEGYVNQARRVEEFFGKIWPPPNV from the exons ATGTCGATCTCGATCGGTCGTTCTCCTTCCTCCACTGGTCTCCTTCCAAAG GTCTGCGACTGGAGATGCTCCTCGCGATCTACTAGCACCCCTTTTCACCAAATCCCGCGAACTTTCGTGGGAGTTCGGATGTCGGCCGGCAGTGCTTCATCCCCCATCGGCGCCA ATTTAAGCAACGAGCTGGATGCTGTTTCGGGATTCAGCGAGATTGTCCCAGATACAGTGGTCTTCGATGATTTCGAGAGGCATGCCTCA TGCAGGTTCCCCCCGACAGCTGCCACGGTAAGTTCTTCACTTCTCTTGGGGATTTGCAGCCTTCCTGACACCAAGTTTAAG AGTGCAATAGAGACAGCACTGGCTGCTAGTGAATGCTTTGGACTAGAGAATTCTAGCGAAAGGTTATCCTGCTTCTTAGACAGG GCCTTGGTGAATGTGGGAGCTGAATTAGTTAGGTCAGTCCCAGGGAGGGTTTCGACGGAAGTTGATGCTCGGTTGGCTTATGACACACAAGGCATAATTCATAAG GTCAATCAACTGTTGAAGCTGTACAGCCAATTAGAAGTTTCTCCACAGCgtttacttttcaaaattcctTCGACCTGGCAA GGGATAGAAGCCTCTAGATTACTGGAATTTGAAGGAATACAGACCCATTTAACATTTGTATACAG TTTTTCTCAAGCAGCAGCTGCAGCTCAAGCTGGTGCATCTGTTATCCAGATTTTTGTTGGTCGTATCAGG GACTGGGCTCGCAATCACTCTGGTGATTCTGAGATTGATGCTGCTAGCAAGAGTGGTGAAGATCCTGGATTAGCCTTG GTTGAGAAAACTTACAACTACATTCACAAATATGGCCACAAGTCAAAGCTGATGGCAGCTGCAGTTCGGAATAAGCAGGATATATTTAACCTCCTTGG AATTGATTACATAATCGTGCCTGTAAAGATTCTAGAGTCTCTAAAAGACTCTGTTACCTATCCTGAGGAAAAGTATTCCTATTTTAGAAGGTTGTCGCCTGGGTCTGCTAGGGTGTACAATTTCACTGAAGGCGAG CTTATGAAGTGGGATCAAAGGAGTTTTGCGTCTGCAATGGGGCCTGCCGCAGAGGAGCTTCTGGCTGCCGGACTCGAAGGGTATGTGAATCAGGCAAGGCGCGTGGAAGAGTTTTTTGGGAAGATCTGGCCGCCGCCCAATGTCTAA
- the LOC122023784 gene encoding transaldolase-like isoform X3 has translation MSISIGRSPSSTGLLPKVCDWRCSSRSTSTPFHQIPRTFVGVRMSAGSASSPIGANLSNELDAVSGFSEIVPDTVVFDDFERHASCRFPPTAATVSSSLLLGICSLPDTKFKSAIETALAASECFGLENSSERLSCFLDRALVNVGAELVRSVPGRVSTEVDARLAYDTQGIIHKVNQLLKLYSQLEVSPQRLLFKIPSTWQGIEASRLLEFEGIQTHLTFVYSFSQAAAAAQAGASVIQIFVGRIRDWARNHSGDSEIDAASKSGEDPGLALVEKTYNYIHKYGHKSKLMAAAVRNKQDIFNLLGIDYIIVPVKILESLKDSVTYPEEKYSYFRRLSPGSARVYNFTEGEA, from the exons ATGTCGATCTCGATCGGTCGTTCTCCTTCCTCCACTGGTCTCCTTCCAAAG GTCTGCGACTGGAGATGCTCCTCGCGATCTACTAGCACCCCTTTTCACCAAATCCCGCGAACTTTCGTGGGAGTTCGGATGTCGGCCGGCAGTGCTTCATCCCCCATCGGCGCCA ATTTAAGCAACGAGCTGGATGCTGTTTCGGGATTCAGCGAGATTGTCCCAGATACAGTGGTCTTCGATGATTTCGAGAGGCATGCCTCA TGCAGGTTCCCCCCGACAGCTGCCACGGTAAGTTCTTCACTTCTCTTGGGGATTTGCAGCCTTCCTGACACCAAGTTTAAG AGTGCAATAGAGACAGCACTGGCTGCTAGTGAATGCTTTGGACTAGAGAATTCTAGCGAAAGGTTATCCTGCTTCTTAGACAGG GCCTTGGTGAATGTGGGAGCTGAATTAGTTAGGTCAGTCCCAGGGAGGGTTTCGACGGAAGTTGATGCTCGGTTGGCTTATGACACACAAGGCATAATTCATAAG GTCAATCAACTGTTGAAGCTGTACAGCCAATTAGAAGTTTCTCCACAGCgtttacttttcaaaattcctTCGACCTGGCAA GGGATAGAAGCCTCTAGATTACTGGAATTTGAAGGAATACAGACCCATTTAACATTTGTATACAG TTTTTCTCAAGCAGCAGCTGCAGCTCAAGCTGGTGCATCTGTTATCCAGATTTTTGTTGGTCGTATCAGG GACTGGGCTCGCAATCACTCTGGTGATTCTGAGATTGATGCTGCTAGCAAGAGTGGTGAAGATCCTGGATTAGCCTTG GTTGAGAAAACTTACAACTACATTCACAAATATGGCCACAAGTCAAAGCTGATGGCAGCTGCAGTTCGGAATAAGCAGGATATATTTAACCTCCTTGG AATTGATTACATAATCGTGCCTGTAAAGATTCTAGAGTCTCTAAAAGACTCTGTTACCTATCCTGAGGAAAAGTATTCCTATTTTAGAAGGTTGTCGCCTGGGTCTGCTAGGGTGTACAATTTCACTGAAGGCGAG GCGTGA